One Ficedula albicollis isolate OC2 chromosome Z, FicAlb1.5, whole genome shotgun sequence DNA window includes the following coding sequences:
- the F2RL2 gene encoding proteinase-activated receptor 3 isoform X1, producing the protein MKILFFTGLLSLTSSLCTTASEFSLNGSAIKTVSLIKTFRGISARDYDYIPPYAIEGETTTIHIRENKCTSKKSNDTTLTEVSNTTLEYLTSSLSTKLIPAIYLSAVLLGVPSNAIILWMLLFRIRSVCTAVLYTNLAVSDLLFCIMLPFKIAYHINGNNWIFGEAACRAATAVFYGNMYCSILLLTCISVSRYVAIVHPFTYKSLPKRAYATAACAAVWACVFLYMLPLAIMQQSYHVKQLGIHTCHDVHSACETVSSFQFYYYVSLAVFGFVVPLATIVFCYVSIIRTLKTQEWFWYVKVSLLILTIFAICFVPSNIILIIHHINYYYYSTDGLYSFYLIALCLSSLNSCLDPFLYFLMSKIRSQSNIYLTMVKISREK; encoded by the coding sequence cTTCAGAATTTTCACTGAATGGCTCTGCAATTAAAACAGTGTCTCTTATCAAAACTTTTCGTGGAATTTCAGCAAGAGACTATGATTACATCCCCCCTTACGCTATAGAAGGGGAAACAACAACCATCCAtatcagagaaaataaatgcacttCAAAAAAGTCAAATGACACCACATTGACAGAAGTGAGCAACACCACGCTGGAGTACCTGACCAGCTCTCTGAGCACCAAGCTAATACCTGCCATCTACCTCAGTGCTGTGTTATTGGGTGTGCCGTCTAATGCCATCATTTTGTGGATGCTGCTCTTCAGGATCCGCTCCGTGTGCACTGCCGTCCTCTACACAAACCTGGCTGTTTCAGACCTGCTCTTCTGCATCATGCTGCCCTTCAAAATAGCCTACCACATCAACGGGAACAACTGGATCTTCGGGGAGGCGGCGTGCCGAGCGGCCACGGCGGTGTTCTACGGCAACATGTactgctccatcctgctgctgacGTGCATCAGCGTCAGCCGCTACGTGGCCATCGTGCACCCCTTCACCTACAAGAGCCTGCCCAAGCGCGCCTACGCCACCGCAGCCTGCGCCGCCGTCTGGGCCTGCGTCTTCCTGTACATGCTCCCGCTGGCCATCATGCAGCAGAGCTACCACGTGAAGCAGCTGGGCATTCACACCTGCCACGACGTGCACAGCGCCTGCGAGACCGTGTCTTCCTTCCAGTTCTACTACTACGTGTCCTTAGCCGTGTTCGGGTTTGTAGTACCGCTCGCGACTATCGTGTTCTGCTACGTCTCAATTATACGCACACTCAAGACTCAGGAATGGTTCTGGTATGTTAAAGTCAGTCTTCTGATTCTTACCATCTTTGCTATTTGCTTTGTGCCAAGCAATATCATCCTTATTATCCATCACATCAACTATTACTACTACAGCACAGATGGGTTGTATTCTTTTTATCTAATTGCTTTATGTCTTAGCAGCCTAAACAGTTGTCTTGatcctttcctttattttctaatgTCAAAAATTAGAAGTCAATCCAATATTTATCTAACAATGGTAAAAATATCCAgggaaaaatga
- the F2RL2 gene encoding proteinase-activated receptor 3 isoform X2: MKILFFTGLLSLTSSLCTTASEFSLNGSAIKTVSLIKTFRGISARDYDYIPPYAIEGETTTIHIRENKCTSKKSNDTTLTEVSNTTLEYLTSSLSTKLIPAIYLSAVLLGVPSNAIILWMLLFRIRSVCTAVLYTNLAVSDLLFCIMLPFKIAYHINGNNWIFGEAACRAATAVFYGNMYCSILLLTCISVSRYVAIVHPFTYKSLPKRAYATAACAAVWACVFLYMLPLAIMQQSYHVKQLGIHTCHDVHSACETVSSFQFYYYVSLAVFGFVVPLATIVFCYVSIIRTLKTQEWF; the protein is encoded by the exons cTTCAGAATTTTCACTGAATGGCTCTGCAATTAAAACAGTGTCTCTTATCAAAACTTTTCGTGGAATTTCAGCAAGAGACTATGATTACATCCCCCCTTACGCTATAGAAGGGGAAACAACAACCATCCAtatcagagaaaataaatgcacttCAAAAAAGTCAAATGACACCACATTGACAGAAGTGAGCAACACCACGCTGGAGTACCTGACCAGCTCTCTGAGCACCAAGCTAATACCTGCCATCTACCTCAGTGCTGTGTTATTGGGTGTGCCGTCTAATGCCATCATTTTGTGGATGCTGCTCTTCAGGATCCGCTCCGTGTGCACTGCCGTCCTCTACACAAACCTGGCTGTTTCAGACCTGCTCTTCTGCATCATGCTGCCCTTCAAAATAGCCTACCACATCAACGGGAACAACTGGATCTTCGGGGAGGCGGCGTGCCGAGCGGCCACGGCGGTGTTCTACGGCAACATGTactgctccatcctgctgctgacGTGCATCAGCGTCAGCCGCTACGTGGCCATCGTGCACCCCTTCACCTACAAGAGCCTGCCCAAGCGCGCCTACGCCACCGCAGCCTGCGCCGCCGTCTGGGCCTGCGTCTTCCTGTACATGCTCCCGCTGGCCATCATGCAGCAGAGCTACCACGTGAAGCAGCTGGGCATTCACACCTGCCACGACGTGCACAGCGCCTGCGAGACCGTGTCTTCCTTCCAGTTCTACTACTACGTGTCCTTAGCCGTGTTCGGGTTTGTAGTACCGCTCGCGACTATCGTGTTCTGCTACGTCTCAATTATACGCACACTCAAGACTCAGGAATGGTTCTG a